A window of the Lolium perenne isolate Kyuss_39 chromosome 7, Kyuss_2.0, whole genome shotgun sequence genome harbors these coding sequences:
- the LOC127315356 gene encoding secreted RxLR effector protein 161-like — protein MTNCTTTQVPMEPRLKMSKISSNPPVDATMYRSIVRGLRYLVHSRPDIAFAVGFVSRFMEKPTLEHLSMVKHLLRYIVGTKSYGCLLRGGGEQLELVGYSDADLAGDLDDRKSTTGSLFLINGCPVTWQSVKQKTVALSSCEAEYMAAKATACQAAWLHRLLGELLNKEEEMVKLFIDNQNTIQLIKNPVFHDRNKHIDTRHHFIREYVADGRVTVEHIGTTNQLADILTKSLGRVRFQDLHARIGVTNIIRD, from the coding sequence ATGACAAACTGCACCACGACCCAGGTGCCAATGGAGCCGCGCCTGAAGATGAGCAAGATCAGCTCAAACCCACCGGTGGATGCCACGATGTATCGTTCCATCGTCCGTGGTCTCCGCTACCTGGTGCATAGCAGGCCCGACATTGCGTTCGCAGTGGGCTTCGTCAGTcgcttcatggagaagccgacACTGGAACACCTGAGCATGGTCAAGCATCTCCTTCGGTACATTGTTGGCACCAAGAGCTACGGGTGCTTACTTCGTGGCGGCGGCGAGCAGCTCGAGCTCGTGGGCTACAGTGATGCAGACCTGGCCGGTGACCTGGATGATCGCAAGAGCACAACGGGCAGTCTCTTCCTCATCAACGGCTGCCCAGTGACTTGGCAATCTGTCAAGCAGAAGACGGTGGCACTCTCCTCATGTGAAGCAGAATACATGGCTGCCAAAGCAACGGCGTGCCAGGCAGCTTGGCTCCATCGTCTTCTCGGCGAACTGCTCAACAAGGAGGAGGAGATGGTGAAGCTCTTCATCGACAATCAAAACACCATACAGCTGATCAAGAACCCAGTGTTCCATGATCGCAACAAGCATATCGACACTCGCCACCACTTCATCAGGGAGTACGTCGCAGACGGCAGGGTCACCGTCGAACACATTGGCACCACCAACCAGCTCGCCGATATTCTCACCAAGTCTCTTGGGCGCGTTCGGTTCCAGGACCTGCACGCGAGGATCGGCGTCACCAACATCATCCGCGACTAA